The following DNA comes from Terriglobales bacterium.
GCGGAAGATATCGAAGCCTTCGGCGTAGGCCTGCATGAGACCGTACTCGATTCCGTTGTGGACCATCTTCACGAAGTGTCCCGCGCCTGACGGACCTGCGTGAATGTAGCCTTGCTCTGCGGTGTTATTCGGCTTCTTCTCCCAGCCCGGAGTGCGTGGGATATCGCCGATTCCGGGCGCGAGCGTCTTGAAAATGGGATCGAGGCGCTTCACGGCTTCATCCGGACCGCCGATCATCATGCAGTATCCGCGTTCAAGTCCCCAGATGCCGCCGCTGGTTCCGACGTCGATGTAATGAATGCCTTTGGGCTTCAGATATGTCGAGCGGCGAATGTCGTCTTTCCACATCGAATTGCCGCCGTCGATGATCGTATCGCCGACTTCGAGTCTATCGGCGAGTGCCAAAACGGTCTTTTCCGTGGGATCGCCTGCGGGCACCATGATCCAGACGGCGCGCGGCTTCGTGAGCTTCTTGACCAGATCATCGAGCGAACTGCTCGGCGTGGCGCCTTCTTTGGCCATCCCGTTTACCGCATCAGGGCTCAGATCGGAGACGACGATCTGATGTCCGGCGCGCATAAGCCGGCGGACCATGTTAGAGCCCATCCGGCCGAGACCGATCATTGCGAGCTGCATATGTTTTCCTTGCGCTTCCATTTGTCATTCCGAACGGCTGGTTTGCCGTGAGGAATCCCTACCGAAGGCGATAGGCATTAGGCGATAAGCAATAGGCGTACTGTTCTCCTGCCGTCCGCTTCTGCTTATTGCCTACCGCCTATTGCCTGATAGGGATTCCTCCGCATGAGTTCCAAAAACAGGAACTCACGCGTTCGGAATGACAAAGCTAAGATTACAGAACCTGCCTGACCACTTTCTCCAGAGTCGCCAAACCGGCTGCCAGATCCTTGCCCAGGTGCACTCGAAGTGCCCGGCGATTGCGCTTGCCTAAGACCTGGAAATCGCCTCGCGCCTGCGCTGCTTTTACGATCCCGAAAGTGAACTTCTGTCCTGGAACGGGAACATCGACGGCGTCGTCGCAGGTGATCTGCAGGAACACTCCCGTATTGGGACCGCCTTTATAGGCTTGCCCGGTTGAGTGCAGAAAACGTGGACCGAAACCGAGGCACGTTGCCGATCGCTTCTTGTCGCGAATTGCCGTGCGCGTTGACTGAAGCGCTTTCTCGTCGGCATCGTTCATCGGGATGTAGGCGAGCAGCGCGGCGTAATCGCCTTCGCCGATCGTGCTCAAATGCGCACGCAGGTACGCGGCCAGCGATTTGTCTTTGCCGGCGGCGACGGTGAGCTTGCCGGCATACTTTTCATCGGCGTAGAGCTTTATGCCTTGGTCTTCCAGAATCGGAGATTCGGCCGGAAGCGAGCCTGTCTCTTCATACTGTCGCGTCAGCTCTCGCGTCGCGACTTTGCTCGCTTCAACGTCGGGCTGGTTGAAGCAGTTGATGCCGATCACCGAACCAGCAACAGCCGTGGCGATCTCCCAGCGGAAGAACTCCTGGCCGAGATCGTATTTGTCGAGCACGTTGATTCGGACTACCGGCTGTCCGGCCTTCTCCAGCGCCTCGACTTTGGCATCCTGCCTGGAATCACCTTCATCCTGCAGGCGAATGTAAATGAAGAGCCGATCTTTTCCGTACACATCAGGCGAGCCGAGCTCTTCGCGATCTACTGGAATGATCCCCTTGCCTTCCTTACCGGTGGATTCGGCGAGCAACTGTTCCAGCCATGCTCCCAGATCGGAAATGCCAGGTGAGGCAATGAGCGTGACTTTGTCCTTACCCGCATTGCAATGCACGCCCATGATGATGCCCAGTACGGCGCCGGGATTTTCCGCAACCGGCACGGTCTGCGCGCAGGCCTGCACCATCTCTTCTGTCGCGCTCAGGAATTTCTTTACATCCACACCCATCACCGCGGATGGAACCAGACCGAAGTCTGAAAGCGCGGAGTAGCGTCCGCCGATATCAGGACGTCCGTGGAAGATGTGGCGGAATTTGTCTCGTTGAGCGACTTTCTCGAACGATGAGCCCGGATCGGTGATGGCGATGAACTGATCGCCTGCTTTCCCTTCGCCGACTATTTGTTTCACGCGATCGAAGAAGTACTGCTTAAATATGTTCGGCTCGAGCGTGCTTCCGGATTTGCTCGAAACGATGAAGAGCGTGCTCTTGAGATTCAGCTTGCCTTCAAAAGCTTTGAGTTGGGCCGGATCGGTCGAATCGAGCATGTGGAACTCGGGGAAGCCCTTAGCGCGACCGAAGGTCATGCTCATCACTTCGGGAGCGAGGCTTGATCCGCCCATGCCAAGCAACGCAACGTGCGTGAAACCTGCTTGCTGCACTTCCTGCGCGATGGAAGTCAGGTGGGCGATGTGTGCGAGCTGATCTTCTGCCATCGCCAGCCAGCCAAGCCAGTTGGATTCGTCGGAGTTAGTCCACAGCGATGAATCGCGTCCCCACAGACGACGCATCTTCTTGCCCTGTTCCCATTCCAGGATCGTTGATTTCACTTTCTTGTCGAGATCGCTCGGCAGACTCCAACTCATCTGATCGATTTTGGGCGCCAGGTTTTTCTTGCGGTTCTTCTCGATGGCGGCCAGCAACTTAGTGAACGCTTCCTCGAAGATTTTTACGCCATCGTCGAGAAGCTTGTCGGTGACCTCTTTCATCGAAATGCCGGCTTTCGCGAGGTTCTGCATGGTTTCGCGCGCGCCTTCGAGGTTCGACTCGAGACTCTCTTTGGGAACGCCGTGATCGCGGAAGCCGTCGAGCGTGGCGGGCGGAATCGTGTTGACCGTGTCTGGTCCGATTAGTTCTTCGACATAGAGCACGTCACGATAGCTGGGATTTTTTGTGCTCGTCGATGCCCAGAGCAGACGCTGGGTATGCGAGCCATTTTGCTTCAGCGTGTTCCAGCGCGGCGTGCTGTAGATATTTTTGTAGCTTTCGTAAGCGAGCTTCGCATTCGCGATTGCGACCTTCCCTAAAAGAGATTCGAGAAAGCGATGCTCGTCGTCTGAGTGCGCAGCGTGGATCTTCTGTTCGAGAATGCTATCGACAAGCGTGTCGATGCGGCTTACGAAGAAGCTGGCTACACTGGAAACACGCGATGCGTCTCCGCCATTCGCGACAACCTTCTCTACACCGGCGATGAAGGCTTCCGCAACGCGCTCGTAAGCTTCCTGCGCGAACAGCAGCGTGACATTTACGTTGATACCTTCGCTGATCAACTGCTGAATGGCCGGAACGCCGGCAGGAGTGCCAGGCACTTTGATCATCAGGTTCTCGCGACCTACGCGCTTCCATAGACGCCGTGCCTCTTCGAGTGTGCCTTGTGTGTCATTCGCGAGTTCGGGAGACACTTCGAGGCTTACGTAGCCGTCGCGGCGCTTTGTCGCGGTGTACACCTGCTTGAGGATGTCGGCCGCATCCTGAATGTCGCCGATCGCGATCTCTTCGTAGATGCCTTTCGCATCGAGATTGCTCGCATTCAGGCGCGACAGCTTGTCAGCGTAGTCATTGCTGCCGGCGATGGCCTTCTCGAAGATCGCGGGATTTGAGGTGACACCAGCGAGTCCATCTTCATCGATGTGCCGCTGCAGCTCTCCGCTCGTGATCAGGCTGCGTCGGATGTAATCAAGCCAGACTGATTGGCCGTATCCGGCGAGAGCCTTGAGAGGATTCATTGTGGTAACGCCGGTGGCACGAATTGCGTTCATTGTTTTCGCTCCTTACTAATGGGCAGTAGGCGCTAGGCAATAAGCAATAGGCTTGCCTCGGTTCGCCTATTGCCCATTGCTTATCGCCTACTGCTGCTTTTCAATTCCCGCTCACAACCGCGCGCTTGCCTCCGTATCGCTGCTCGATGGAAGCAATCTTCCCAACGCGGCGCATGTGTCGCTCTTCTTTCGTAAACTCTGCGGCGAGATAAATCTCGACGAGCTCCTTTGCGAGCGCCACGCCGATGACTCGCGCCCCGAGCACGAGGACGTTCATGTTGTCGTGCTCCACACCTTGATGCGCCGAATACGAATCGTGGCAAAGGCCAGCGCGAATCCCGGGAATTTTGTTCGCTGCGACGGAAGCGCCAACGCCGCTGCCGCAGATCAGAACAGCGCGATTCACAGTGCCGTCGAGAATGCTTCTACCGACTGCTTCGGCATAGTCGGGATAATCGACTGGATCGGTATTGTTGGTGCCGAGGTCGAGCACTTCATGGCCTGAATCGCGGAGGAATTTCACGATCTCCTGTTTAAGCGGAAATCCCGCGTGGTCGGCTCCGATGCTTAGCTTCATGCTCCCCTCGCAGCCTTCTTCGACAGCAAGTCTTTGGCTACACCTACAATCGCCTCGGGCGTGAAACCAAACTTCTTTTGTAATTCTTTGAGCGGAGCCGACGCGCCAAAAGTCTTCATTCCGATGCGCGCTCCGGGATTGCGCACATATTGCGCCCAGCCATAGGTGGAAGCTTGTTCGACCGAAATTCTGCTCTGGACGGCTGCGGGAAGCACACTTTCTTTATAGTCCTCGGTCTGGTGCTCGAACAATTCCCAGGATGGCATGCTCACCACGCGAACGTTCACGCCTTCCGACGTGAGCTTCTCGTAGGCTTCAACGCAGAGCTGTACCTCGCTGCCCGTACCGATCAGGATCAGGTCAGGCATGGCTTTCGGATCACCACAGAGGACATACGCACCCCGCGCAACTCCAGAGGCCGGAGCGTACTTTGCACGATCGAGCGTGGCGCAGGTCTGGCGTGAGAGGATCAGAGCTACAGGCTCGGAGGTCAGGCGCATGAATACTCGCCAGGCTTCGGCTACTTCATTCGCGTCCGCGGGGCGGAAGGTGATCAGGCCGGGTATGGCTCGCAATGAGGCGAGATGCTCGATCGGCTGATGCGTTGGGCCGTCTTCGCCCACGCCGATGGAGTCATGGGTGAAGATGTCGATCACCGGGAGCTCCATAATGGCACTCAGCCTGATCGAGGTGCGGGCATAATCACTGAAGATCAGGAACTGCGAGCCAAAGGGACGAAGCTTGGAAACCGAAAGCCCGTTCAGAATCGCGTGCATGGCATGTTCGCGAATGCCGAAGTGCAGGTTGCGTCCAAAATAGTTTTCGGCGCTGAAGTCGCCTGCTCCGTCGAAGGTCAGGCGCGTTTTCGTGGAGGGCGCGAGATCGGCGGCGCCGCCGATTAGCCAAGGTACGTTTTTCGCGATGGCATTGAGAACCTTACCTGAAGAGTCGCGTCCCGCGATTCCTTTTGGATCAGCGGGGAATGTCGGAATGTCTTTGTCCCAGCCTTCGGGAAGCTGGCGGCGCTGCATCTTCGAGAGATGGTCGGCCAAATCAGGATACTTGGATTTATATTGCGAGAATCTCTGCAGCCAGGCCGAACGCAGCTCCGCGCCACGCTTGCCGATTCCCGATTTGAAATGGCTGACCGCCTCGTCAGGGACTAAAAACTTTGCGTCTTCCGGCCAGCCGTAATTGCGCTTTGTGAGGCGAATCTCATTTTCGCCGAGCGGCTCGCCGTGAGCACCGCTAGTGTCCTGCTTGTTGGGCGCTCCATAAGCGATGTGGCTGTCAACGATAATCAGCGTTGGACGATCGGTCGTGCGATGGAAGGTGTTGAAGGCGCGCTCAAGCATGTCGAGATCGTTGGCGTCGCCGACCCGGGTTACGTTCCAGCCGTAGCCCATGAAGCGCGTGGCTACGTCCTCACTGAATGCCAGCGAGGTGTTGCCTTCGATGGTGATGTGGTTGTTGTCGTAGATCCAGCACAAGTTCGAGAGCTTCAGATGCCCGGCGAGTGACGCAGCTTCGCTCGAGATGCCTTCCATCATGCAGCCGTCGCCGGCGAGCGCGTAGACGCGGTAATTGAACATCTCGAAGTCAGGACGATTGAAGTACGCCGCCTGCCACTTGCCTGCGATGGCCATTCCAACACTGGTCGCCACACCCTGCCCGAGCGGACCCGTGGTGGTCTCCACGCCTGAGGTCCAACGATATTCAGGATGTCCAGGGCACTTGCTGTCGAGTTGGCGAAAGCGCTTGATGTCGTCGAGCGTGACGCTCAGTTTCCCTACCTGCTCGTAGTTGGCGTCGACCGCCTTTACTCCGGTGAGGTGCAGGACGGAATAGAGCAGCATGGAGGCATGGCCGGCAGAAAGCACAAAGCGGTCGCGATTGGGCCAGATGCAGTCTTCCGGATCGAAGCGCAACAGGCGGTTCCAGAGCGTGTAAACGACGGGAGCCATCGCCATCGGAGTGCCCGGATGTCCGGAGTTGGCCTGCTGCACGGCATCCATACTCAGCGTACGGATGGTGTTTACGCAGAGCTGGTCGAGCTGTTTAGTGTCCAAAGACTTCTCCCCGGAAGCGATCACACGACACGAGCTTCTGTCGCGTCCCAAACTTGCAAGCACAATCCTAACTGCGCCAGCGCAGAGTCACCGGTCCGCTCATAGGGTGCTCAAAGGGCAACCCTGTTTTCTTCGATCGCACGTATGCAGCTTTCAACTGGAAGTACCACTTGCCGAGGCGATCTGCATCGTCAATCAGCATTAAAGGTGGGTTGAAGCGGAGACCTTCGGCCTGCAGCTCCATCGTGCCCTGGTCCTGCCGTATGAATTTTCGCGCGAAGACATTAAAGATCGGTTTCACGAAAGGCACCCACGAAAAGATGTTCCAAGCTGCGCAGAAATCAAGGCGGCAATGCTTCTGATCGATGGGCGTTACGACCGCGCGGTTTACCACCCAGTGATCGCCAATGCGAATCTGCTCGACGCGAATGTTGGGCAGCGTGAACTCGATGGACGTCGTGACTGCGTCACCATAAAAACGCAACAGTTTGTATGCTCCGCTATTCGCGCTCGGTGTGTGTGTACGAATGCGAAAGCCGTAGGGAATCGGCTCGAATGTCTTTTGCTTTTCATGAATGCTGCGCCGTGTGCGCCACCACCACGATTGGTGAACGAATGGGCCATGCGCGGGATCCATCAACCCGATTACGCCATGATCGACATTGCAGGGCAGTTCGGCGGAAAGATGCGTGATCTTGTACTTGCGGCTTGGAAGCGGCAGCTCAGGGACTGTCGAGGGATTCATCGCTGCGTTGCGCGATTCCGCCATGAAAACCCAGACATATCCATCACGCTCTTCGCAGGGATAGTAAGTCGCGTGAATCTTTTCCGGCTTAATGCGCGAATCGGCCGTGAGCGATGGAATGTCCGTGCACGTCCCGGAATGCACGTTGAACTTCCAACCGTGATAGCAGCATTCGAGATTCTCGCCTTCGACGCGTCCACAAGAGAGCGGAATGCCGCGATGCGGACAGATGTCCTTCATGGCGAAAGCGCGACCGTTGGCATCGCGTCCGACAACCACCGGCAAACCGAGCAGGATTGTTTTGAGCAGCTTGCGTCCGCGCAATGCCTGACTTAGCAGCGCGGGATACCAGAAGTCCGGCAACATTAGGCCCGCGGAAGAGGACTGCTCGGCGGTAGCTGCAGGTTGACGCTCTTCGACTTGAATGCCGGAATCCACTGTCTTTCATTAGGCAATAGGCAGCAGGCAATAGGCAATAGGCCAACGAGGATTCACCACAAGTGCGATCGCGCTGCCTCTGGCTTATTGGGATCGCTTATTGTCTACTGCCTGTTCTGCTACCCTCATTCATTCATGCGCATTTATTTGGCGATATGGTGCGGTGTGGCTTCATTGCTTTGCTGCGCCTGCGGGACGCCGGGCGCGCCACAACCGCCGTCGCTCAATCTTGCCAAGCCGGTTACGGATCTGAAAGCTGTTCGCAGCGGCGACGAAGTCGAACTCACCTGGACGGTTCCCACTGAGACAACTGACGGCGCAAAATTTCGTCATCGTGGGCAAAGCAAAATCTGCGCGGCCGTCGATCAGCCTCGTATCGACCAATGCACGCCACTCACGACGCTACCTACGCCGAAAGATCAGCAGTCTGCCAGCGTTGCAGTCAACATTCCGTCCGATAAGACCGCTCCCACTGACTACATCACCTATGCTGTGCAGGTCGATAACGATCGCGGCAGGAACGCGGGGCTTTCGAACCAGGTGCAGGTTCCAACGGCTGCGGTTTCAACCATCAATGGGTCGCCGCTCGTTCGACTTACCCCCGATATGGTACTCGTAACCGCTAATATCACCCCTCGCAATGAGAGCATCGAGCAAACGTTGGAACTTCGTCGGAGCGAAAAAGGCGGCTCGGCTTCGGAGAGCGTCGTTGCGCGAAGAGTACTGGACCTGTCTGAAACAGGCGAGGCCGCCAACATCGAGCTTCGCGATGACACGTTTGTCTGGGAGAAGACGTACGAGTATCGCGTCGCCATTACCGCCTCCACGAAAGTTCCAAATGGGGAAACGGCAACGTTTGACGCGGCGGCTTCGAATCCGCAGGAGCTGTTTGCTCATGACGTCTTCCCGCCAGCGACTCCCACCGGACTGCAAGCGGTCTTCACCGGCGTTGTATCGGGCCAGCCTCCGGCAATCGATCTGACCTGGACTCCTGATGTCGATCGCGATCTGGCCGGCTACTTCGTATTTCGCCGTCTACAGCAGGAACCTGCGTCAGCTGCTGTGAAATTGAATGCTCAACCGGTAAAGGCCCCCGCATACCACGATGCTGCTATCACCACGGGGAGCACGTACGTTTATTCCGTTTCCGCTGTCGATGAGCGCGGGAATGAAAGCCAGCGGTCGGAAGAAGCGTCGGAGCAGGTTCCGCAATAGCTTTATTCGCCAGCGGTGCGGGACGCGGTACCTGCTGCTCCTATTTCATTCCGGTACACCACTCCGCCTTTCATTACGAACACCGGATGCTCCAGCGTCGTCACGTCTTTCGTTGGATCGGTGCTCACGGCAACGATGTCAGCGTATTTGCCGGGCTCGATGGTGCCAACGCGATCGGACCATCCCAAGAGATCCGCGGCATTGACTGTGGCGGTCTGGATAGCCTGCACCGGAGTCATGCCCATGTGCACGTACTCGTTGAACTCATGAGCATTAAGCCCGTGCGGATAAACTGCGGCATCGGTTCCGAATGCAACTTTCACTCCGCTGGCGAAAGCGTGCGTGAGATTCTTGCGGGCGATGCCGATGATCTGCCGCATCTTGCCTGCGTACATGGGTGGTAGTCCGATGGACTGTGCGTTCTCCAGCATCCAGGTTTGCAGATAGACGGTCGGCACGAGATAGGTTCCATGCTGCTTCATGGCGGCGATTCCTGCATCATCGATGTAAGAACCGTGCTCGATCGAATCCACGCCAGCTTCGGTCGCCCACAAGATTCCCTGAGCGCCATGCGCGTGTGCCGCGACTTTGCGTCCGAGGCGATGAGCATCGGCCACGATTGCCTTCATCTCTTCCAGAGTGAATTGCGATGCTTGTGGATCATCACCTTTTGAGAGCACGCCGCCGGTGGCACAGATCTTCACTACGTCGGCGCCGTACTTGATCACCTCGCGCGTCTTGTGTTGCACGTTCTCTATGCCGTCCGCAACGCCTTCCGCAGTTTCGTGGTAGGAGTACGGAAGAAGATTGTCATCGCAATGTCCACCGGTGATGCCCAACGGAGGGCCGCTGACCAGCATCCGCGGACCGGGCACCAGGCCGTCGTTAATCGCGTCACGCAGCGCGACGTCTGCAAATCCGCTTGCGCCGACGTTGCGCACCGTCGTGAATCCAGCTTCGAGCGTTACGCGAGCGTTGCGTGCCCCCCAAAGAGTCGCCGAAGGGATAGACTCAGCTAATTCCTGATAGCCGAAGTTCGTTCCTTTTCCCACGATGTGCGTATGAGCGTCGATCAAGCCAGGCACAAGCGTTGCTCCCGGCAGATCGATGACGGTGGCACTCGCAGGCACTGGCCCGGAGATGCTCGTGATGCGATCTCCACTGATGATGATCACCGGATTGTTCAGCATTCGTCCGGTCTTAACATCCAGCATGTGAGCAGCGCGAACGACGACTGGTTTGGAAGTTGCAGCCGGCTGCGTTTGCGAGAGAACTTGAGAACCGCAAACAAGTATCGATACAGCGACAACGCGGAAGATGGTTTTCATATTGGCGCGCGAATTATAACGGGTGAGGCGGTTAAGAATGGGAGTTAACACGAAGGGCACGAAGTCTGAAACGCCAAAGTCACGGAGAACTGCAAATCGTCGTGTCCTCTCTTTTAAACCTCCGTGACCTTTGTGTTAACCCCCGCTTGAGCTCGCGTCTTCTCAATTCAGCGAAAAATATCTACTTCTCTCTTTACTCGCACCGAATTCTGATGGATGATGCCAAGTAGTCTCACCTCATCCTTATCAGGAGATCCCCGTGAGGGACATCTACGAACTGATTCGCCAACGGGAAGCCGACGTCGAGCGCTATGAAAAAGAAATCGAGCGCGCACATACAGAGCTGGATGCACTTCGCCTTGCCGCCAAATTAATCGACGAGAATGCCGAGGCTCCGCGTCCAGTTGCAGTGAGCGCTAATGCTGCCGCAGTTTCGTTCGGCACAACCCCAGTGCGTCCGACCACTCCGGCAGCGACGCCTACGCCCTGGGCTTCGGCTAAGCAGTT
Coding sequences within:
- the gnd gene encoding decarboxylating 6-phosphogluconate dehydrogenase translates to MEAQGKHMQLAMIGLGRMGSNMVRRLMRAGHQIVVSDLSPDAVNGMAKEGATPSSSLDDLVKKLTKPRAVWIMVPAGDPTEKTVLALADRLEVGDTIIDGGNSMWKDDIRRSTYLKPKGIHYIDVGTSGGIWGLERGYCMMIGGPDEAVKRLDPIFKTLAPGIGDIPRTPGWEKKPNNTAEQGYIHAGPSGAGHFVKMVHNGIEYGLMQAYAEGFDIFRNSNSKEIPEEQRYNLNLPEIAEVWRRGSVVASWLLDLTAMALIEDPELSQYSGFVQDSGEGRWTVEAAIATSTPAEVLTAALYTRFRSRKDHTFAEKTLSAMRQKFGGHVEPKKAAGK
- a CDS encoding bifunctional transaldolase/phosoglucose isomerase, which gives rise to MNAIRATGVTTMNPLKALAGYGQSVWLDYIRRSLITSGELQRHIDEDGLAGVTSNPAIFEKAIAGSNDYADKLSRLNASNLDAKGIYEEIAIGDIQDAADILKQVYTATKRRDGYVSLEVSPELANDTQGTLEEARRLWKRVGRENLMIKVPGTPAGVPAIQQLISEGINVNVTLLFAQEAYERVAEAFIAGVEKVVANGGDASRVSSVASFFVSRIDTLVDSILEQKIHAAHSDDEHRFLESLLGKVAIANAKLAYESYKNIYSTPRWNTLKQNGSHTQRLLWASTSTKNPSYRDVLYVEELIGPDTVNTIPPATLDGFRDHGVPKESLESNLEGARETMQNLAKAGISMKEVTDKLLDDGVKIFEEAFTKLLAAIEKNRKKNLAPKIDQMSWSLPSDLDKKVKSTILEWEQGKKMRRLWGRDSSLWTNSDESNWLGWLAMAEDQLAHIAHLTSIAQEVQQAGFTHVALLGMGGSSLAPEVMSMTFGRAKGFPEFHMLDSTDPAQLKAFEGKLNLKSTLFIVSSKSGSTLEPNIFKQYFFDRVKQIVGEGKAGDQFIAITDPGSSFEKVAQRDKFRHIFHGRPDIGGRYSALSDFGLVPSAVMGVDVKKFLSATEEMVQACAQTVPVAENPGAVLGIIMGVHCNAGKDKVTLIASPGISDLGAWLEQLLAESTGKEGKGIIPVDREELGSPDVYGKDRLFIYIRLQDEGDSRQDAKVEALEKAGQPVVRINVLDKYDLGQEFFRWEIATAVAGSVIGINCFNQPDVEASKVATRELTRQYEETGSLPAESPILEDQGIKLYADEKYAGKLTVAAGKDKSLAAYLRAHLSTIGEGDYAALLAYIPMNDADEKALQSTRTAIRDKKRSATCLGFGPRFLHSTGQAYKGGPNTGVFLQITCDDAVDVPVPGQKFTFGIVKAAQARGDFQVLGKRNRRALRVHLGKDLAAGLATLEKVVRQVL
- the rpiB gene encoding ribose 5-phosphate isomerase B, which translates into the protein MKLSIGADHAGFPLKQEIVKFLRDSGHEVLDLGTNNTDPVDYPDYAEAVGRSILDGTVNRAVLICGSGVGASVAANKIPGIRAGLCHDSYSAHQGVEHDNMNVLVLGARVIGVALAKELVEIYLAAEFTKEERHMRRVGKIASIEQRYGGKRAVVSGN
- the tkt gene encoding transketolase — protein: MDTKQLDQLCVNTIRTLSMDAVQQANSGHPGTPMAMAPVVYTLWNRLLRFDPEDCIWPNRDRFVLSAGHASMLLYSVLHLTGVKAVDANYEQVGKLSVTLDDIKRFRQLDSKCPGHPEYRWTSGVETTTGPLGQGVATSVGMAIAGKWQAAYFNRPDFEMFNYRVYALAGDGCMMEGISSEAASLAGHLKLSNLCWIYDNNHITIEGNTSLAFSEDVATRFMGYGWNVTRVGDANDLDMLERAFNTFHRTTDRPTLIIVDSHIAYGAPNKQDTSGAHGEPLGENEIRLTKRNYGWPEDAKFLVPDEAVSHFKSGIGKRGAELRSAWLQRFSQYKSKYPDLADHLSKMQRRQLPEGWDKDIPTFPADPKGIAGRDSSGKVLNAIAKNVPWLIGGAADLAPSTKTRLTFDGAGDFSAENYFGRNLHFGIREHAMHAILNGLSVSKLRPFGSQFLIFSDYARTSIRLSAIMELPVIDIFTHDSIGVGEDGPTHQPIEHLASLRAIPGLITFRPADANEVAEAWRVFMRLTSEPVALILSRQTCATLDRAKYAPASGVARGAYVLCGDPKAMPDLILIGTGSEVQLCVEAYEKLTSEGVNVRVVSMPSWELFEHQTEDYKESVLPAAVQSRISVEQASTYGWAQYVRNPGARIGMKTFGASAPLKELQKKFGFTPEAIVGVAKDLLSKKAARGA
- a CDS encoding aromatic ring-hydroxylating dioxygenase subunit alpha, with the translated sequence MDSGIQVEERQPAATAEQSSSAGLMLPDFWYPALLSQALRGRKLLKTILLGLPVVVGRDANGRAFAMKDICPHRGIPLSCGRVEGENLECCYHGWKFNVHSGTCTDIPSLTADSRIKPEKIHATYYPCEERDGYVWVFMAESRNAAMNPSTVPELPLPSRKYKITHLSAELPCNVDHGVIGLMDPAHGPFVHQSWWWRTRRSIHEKQKTFEPIPYGFRIRTHTPSANSGAYKLLRFYGDAVTTSIEFTLPNIRVEQIRIGDHWVVNRAVVTPIDQKHCRLDFCAAWNIFSWVPFVKPIFNVFARKFIRQDQGTMELQAEGLRFNPPLMLIDDADRLGKWYFQLKAAYVRSKKTGLPFEHPMSGPVTLRWRS
- a CDS encoding fibronectin type III domain-containing protein — protein: MRIYLAIWCGVASLLCCACGTPGAPQPPSLNLAKPVTDLKAVRSGDEVELTWTVPTETTDGAKFRHRGQSKICAAVDQPRIDQCTPLTTLPTPKDQQSASVAVNIPSDKTAPTDYITYAVQVDNDRGRNAGLSNQVQVPTAAVSTINGSPLVRLTPDMVLVTANITPRNESIEQTLELRRSEKGGSASESVVARRVLDLSETGEAANIELRDDTFVWEKTYEYRVAITASTKVPNGETATFDAAASNPQELFAHDVFPPATPTGLQAVFTGVVSGQPPAIDLTWTPDVDRDLAGYFVFRRLQQEPASAAVKLNAQPVKAPAYHDAAITTGSTYVYSVSAVDERGNESQRSEEASEQVPQ
- a CDS encoding amidohydrolase family protein; translation: MKTIFRVVAVSILVCGSQVLSQTQPAATSKPVVVRAAHMLDVKTGRMLNNPVIIISGDRITSISGPVPASATVIDLPGATLVPGLIDAHTHIVGKGTNFGYQELAESIPSATLWGARNARVTLEAGFTTVRNVGASGFADVALRDAINDGLVPGPRMLVSGPPLGITGGHCDDNLLPYSYHETAEGVADGIENVQHKTREVIKYGADVVKICATGGVLSKGDDPQASQFTLEEMKAIVADAHRLGRKVAAHAHGAQGILWATEAGVDSIEHGSYIDDAGIAAMKQHGTYLVPTVYLQTWMLENAQSIGLPPMYAGKMRQIIGIARKNLTHAFASGVKVAFGTDAAVYPHGLNAHEFNEYVHMGMTPVQAIQTATVNAADLLGWSDRVGTIEPGKYADIVAVSTDPTKDVTTLEHPVFVMKGGVVYRNEIGAAGTASRTAGE